One window from the genome of Pelodictyon luteolum DSM 273 encodes:
- the pyrF gene encoding orotidine-5'-phosphate decarboxylase: MNAARDKANHRISTLKSLLCVGLDADREKVPAVFSRFSSPVLEFNRSVIRATRDYAAAYKINTAFYEARGIEGFRDMEETLVEIPSECLSIADAKRADIGNTSRMYARAFFEHWEFDSVTVAPYMGYDSLEPFFSYSDKLVFVLCLTSNAGSRDFEEQQLEGGLPLYRRVLERVSQWGAGGNGGVVVGATKSALLADIRNAAPGLFFLIPGVGAQGGSLEEAVDLGVDANREGALVNISRSLIYPPGEFRDIAAYEAAVSMEAERLHSAMRSVL; the protein is encoded by the coding sequence ATGAACGCAGCCCGCGATAAGGCAAATCACCGGATCTCAACGTTGAAATCACTGCTGTGTGTCGGTCTTGATGCCGACAGGGAAAAGGTTCCTGCAGTGTTTTCTCGATTTTCGAGCCCGGTTCTCGAGTTCAACCGCTCCGTCATCCGCGCCACCCGAGATTATGCGGCGGCCTACAAAATCAATACCGCCTTCTATGAGGCGAGGGGAATCGAGGGGTTTCGCGACATGGAGGAGACTCTGGTGGAAATCCCTTCGGAGTGCCTCAGTATCGCCGATGCCAAAAGGGCCGACATCGGCAACACCAGCAGGATGTACGCCAGAGCATTTTTCGAGCACTGGGAGTTCGATTCCGTGACGGTGGCGCCCTACATGGGCTACGACTCCCTCGAGCCATTCTTCTCCTACTCCGACAAACTTGTTTTCGTACTCTGCCTCACCTCCAATGCCGGGTCCCGGGATTTTGAAGAGCAGCAGCTGGAAGGCGGCCTTCCTCTCTACCGCCGGGTGTTGGAGCGGGTTTCACAGTGGGGTGCCGGTGGCAACGGTGGCGTGGTCGTCGGGGCAACGAAGAGCGCCCTTCTTGCAGACATCCGCAACGCGGCACCGGGTCTGTTTTTCCTGATTCCCGGAGTCGGAGCGCAGGGCGGCTCTCTTGAAGAGGCCGTCGACCTTGGCGTGGACGCCAACCGTGAAGGAGCTCTGGTCAACATCAGCCGCAGCCTCATTTATCCCCCGGGGGAGTTCAGGGATATTGCGGCTTACGAGGCTGCGGTGTCGATGGAGGCTGAACGCCTTCACTCCGCCATGCGGAGCGTCCTCTAG